One region of Oncorhynchus keta strain PuntledgeMale-10-30-2019 unplaced genomic scaffold, Oket_V2 Un_contig_3896_pilon_pilon, whole genome shotgun sequence genomic DNA includes:
- the LOC127924266 gene encoding A disintegrin and metalloproteinase with thrombospondin motifs 17-like has product MGMSHDDDHATCTGHSHIMSGEWVKGRNPSDLSWSPCSRDDLEKFLRSKASSCLLHTDPRSRYKVRLPPKLPGMHYSADEQCQILFGTNATFCNDMEHLMCAGLWCLVEGDKSCKTKLDPPLDGTECGADKRYMAIGPLVNCLRQ; this is encoded by the exons ATGGGGATGAGCCACGATGACGACCATGCTACCTGTACAGGCCACTCCCACATCATGTCTGGCGAATGGGTGAAGGGCCGTAACCCCAGCGACCTGTCATGGTCCCCCTGCAGCCGTGACGACCTGGAGAAGTTCCTCAG gtccAAAGCCAGCAGCTGTCTGCTCCACACAGACCCCAGAAGCCGCTACAAGGTCCGCCTGCCACCCAAGCTGCCAGGCATGCACTACAGTGCAGACGAACAGTGTCAGATCCTCTTTGGAACCAACGCCACCTTCTGCAATGACATGGAG caccTGATGTGCGCGGGCCTGTGGTGTTTGGTGGAAGGAGACAAGTCCTGTAAGACCAAGCTGGACCCTCCTCTGGACGGCACAGAGTGTGGAGctgacaag CGTTATATGGCAATTGGTCCATTGGTCAACTGCCTTCGCCAATAG